One Fuerstiella marisgermanici DNA window includes the following coding sequences:
- a CDS encoding PKD domain-containing protein codes for MVTAEIFDDELKDAYSVRVRATDSMGVVTEKALAIEVLDTDGDYYDVIGTGGNDVFTAQYIGSGTNEWLVRRGGTTVFNGQLAAPTTKLRILATSGTDTITIQGTGGDDTFAVDGQAIEVNGFTVIGQSVETRRIFASSGTDTLIGPDTNSVWTIDDLNDGTLNTSTSFYDVESLVGGSADDTFRFTGGRFDYVGTLDTGDGWDTLDYSGFSDSVFVSWNTNRATGVGSSSGSAGAALGFESVIGSDASSETVEGPDSVNEWRITGENTGTLNNGQYGFTNVTNLRGGPQEDVFLIESAGALSGSLTGSTSDRIELADRVAPIDVNISDRNIPGVLGSYSGGELLIEGDNDNRLLGSTGSLSLQLNADGTATANGVHYSSGFAQFVGGSGTESLFAPELAADWYVTGEDTGYVLIDGQRFDFANAENLYGSDAVDTFMVQIGGNWNRSLIGQGGDDVFTVLGDVSSISAGSGTDLLIGPDTNSLWTIDDLNDGTLNTTAAFYDVESLVGGSADDTFRFTGGRFDYVGTLDTGDGWDTLDYSGFSDSVFVSWNTNRATGVGSSGGTTGAATGFEAVVGSGASSESVEGPDSVNEWRITGENTGTLNNGQYGFTNVTSLRGGPQEDVFQIESAGALSGSLTGSTSDRIELADRGAPIDVNISNRNIPGVLGGYFAGELLIEGDNDNRLLGSTGSLSLQLNADGTATANSVHYSSGFAQFVGGSGTESLFAPELAADWYVTGEDTGYVLIDGQRFDFANAENLYGSDAVDTFMVQIGGNWNRSLIGQGGDDVFTVLGDVGTISAGSGTDTLIGPDTNSLWTIDDRNDGTLNTTTSFYDVESLVGGSADDTFQFTGSSSDYIQGTLDGGGGWDTLDYSQYSYTVFVSWNTNRATGVGSSGGTTGAATGFEAVVGSGASNQSVEGPDSVNEWRITGENTGTLNNGQYGFTNVTSLRGGPQEDVFQIESAGALSGSLTGSTSDRIELADRGAPIDVNISNRNIPGVLGGYFAGELLIEGDNDNRLLGSTGSLSLQLNADGTATANSVHYSSGFAQFVGGSGTESLFAPELAADWYVTGEDTGYVLIDGQRFDFANAENLYGSDAVDTFMVQIGGNWNRSLIGQGGDDVFTVLGDVGTISAGSGTDTLIGPDTNSLWTIDDRNDGTLNTTTSFYDVESLVGGSADDTFQFTGSSSDYIQGTLDGGGGWDTLDYSQYSYTVFVSWNTNRATGVGSSGGTTGAATGFEAVVGSGASNQSVEGPDSVNEWSITGENAGTLNDGQYGFTNVGVLRGNSQEDVFIIESDGTYFGSFVGYGGTDRLELAERSEPLEVSVNARSIPGVLDSYSLEKVVAQAPADNQLLGSEANTNWQVAANGDIVVSSVTYTGFDSILGGSGDDTLLVDYTGDNLEAALQIAFDGGPGGNDGIGFTGGNFNTVSYDPAQGTLQLNDVTLELTTGNLINLTNSAITNLTVNIDQANLVATDIATTLSGSNTTDTLIAFSESLGGILVRNVTGRLSIQGDAVDSDSITLGKLGSSFSADVVVDGRGETDQVAFDDTFVLKNNDDLEVFAELITTAANAVVRTQGTGRVMFYGDEFELDLTSTIESANSVTVAPISSNRNIELGTTNVNALSLSTSMLERILSPSLTIGRAGIPGGTLYEGDITVAGDVTLAANTNLQVTTAGDIVLGSTIDTSGGTLSLSPGDSPHAVHVALSPTSVIASELSIASGSNLRFTINGTTANSEYSQLNLIGALDLTGVKLVMDGESELSLEDSFVLINNDGTDSISGTFATLPEGSVINGFLESPLSAKVSYLGLDAATGNDFVLAVIPPPNMAPVADAGGPYQVDEGGTVQLDASGSRDPDAPDETLTFEWDLDGDEILGETGTSAQHGDEVGRNPIFEAGLLDGPTNVTVEVRATDNSGDSHTATATVSVRNVAPTISLDSVVTVVSGTPLTLVGSFVDPGPDTWTATVNYADGSGDQSLTLNGDDFELAYTYNSAGIYTALVTIDDGDGGVTSKSLTVEVALPPSPDLTLISSDVLFNPINPSVGDAVNFIIDVTNAGTLAATNVPVSIQVYDADGEDFVEIGRRVIASIAADPEEIDPNSVVQFGFTWDGANGQPALPLEDAYLLVRVVVDPDSTIEELDESNNDAIQVLQIGSPATGSAALVANVPDRTFYRNELVVVGGQAFYDFSTLPGTDDFPVQNASVTTRLIDQNGQVLRASGTRTAINGNFRDIFRTPEEDGDYTLRFEISDGTFTEVFEATLTVNGESPDPLPPGPRGPAGPGYVFSSSLLFSHPTLPPVDPQPEDLTNPQIGDLVTITGVFDYDLDVELPEVQVTFNDLFPVLGQMRTFEIGSGSVSFPDGGSTGPAFLPMDWTPTAEGYHIIQVIAEPDFNFRAHTRTTRAVLVGDLDTTSLSVEYDSEIVPDPPPAFAPLSFGFRGFAAAAMADSETPAPGDTLKFTLSYENTGSTTITGGVLIDDFDETLLGMPTNISNDGIVDGNIIRWELGDIAPGTSGTVSYEVTIKSTAEFPPGSAFVLNTAILNADQAVAASTSELTVSNNAPVITGLNIDSLVDENGDVTLTGTFSDASSTDSHTVGIDWGDGRSDTLTFSAGERSFSIGHTYDLGVVPSVENYEVFVGVMDGSSQSDSKSATTSVSGVSPPSVTADVATITVDQGDIASNTGIFADTVGDVVIVSASIGTVTQNGEASGTWSWSLDTTDAPAETQTVTITATDRGGLTTQTTFTLTVIAAPDSTPVIDSLTTDATTIGDKAAGETVTLTAALSDFSAASLPAMTIRWGDGSADSANISSTGAIVNTHTYADGGVYTVTLSFDDGDGESASTEALLSGVGIQDGVLNVVGSAGLDQVILQRRSGASYLIRSNTLGTHNVSPTAFTSIYVQLGDGNDRFNALGNFEAPLIVDAGAGNDRLVGSRGGDVLLGGEGNDYIWAGSGNNIVIGGTGRDFIFGGSGTDLLIAGTTKFDQDSAALRKLQAEWTSERSVQQRIANLYNGSGSTNRLNEDNFLTVGTEGSVQDDDERDLLFGGGSMDWLFYDKQEDIAYGTLGDLLNNDLDDLFND; via the coding sequence TTGGTTACTGCTGAAATATTTGACGACGAACTGAAGGATGCGTATTCGGTGCGTGTTCGTGCGACAGACAGCATGGGTGTGGTGACCGAAAAGGCATTGGCGATCGAAGTGCTCGACACCGACGGGGACTACTACGATGTGATCGGCACCGGCGGGAATGATGTCTTCACGGCGCAATACATTGGCAGCGGGACCAACGAATGGTTGGTGAGACGCGGAGGGACAACTGTATTTAACGGCCAGCTTGCCGCCCCAACGACCAAGCTGCGGATTCTGGCAACCAGCGGCACTGACACTATTACGATCCAGGGAACTGGTGGTGACGATACGTTCGCAGTCGATGGGCAGGCGATTGAAGTCAACGGCTTTACAGTGATCGGCCAAAGTGTCGAAACGCGACGGATCTTTGCGAGCAGTGGCACTGACACGTTGATTGGGCCTGACACGAATAGTGTCTGGACGATCGATGACTTGAACGATGGCACGTTGAACACGTCGACGAGTTTTTACGATGTGGAATCGCTGGTCGGTGGTTCGGCGGATGATACCTTCCGGTTTACCGGGGGGCGTTTTGACTATGTCGGGACACTGGATACGGGTGATGGCTGGGACACACTGGACTACTCCGGGTTTTCCGACTCGGTGTTCGTCAGTTGGAACACGAACCGAGCCACCGGTGTAGGCTCCAGCAGCGGAAGTGCGGGTGCCGCTTTGGGCTTTGAGTCAGTAATCGGCTCAGATGCTTCGAGTGAGACTGTTGAGGGTCCTGATTCGGTGAACGAATGGCGCATCACTGGTGAAAATACAGGAACACTCAACAACGGGCAGTACGGCTTTACCAACGTCACAAATCTCAGAGGTGGTCCTCAGGAAGACGTCTTTCTGATCGAAAGTGCAGGGGCGCTGTCGGGTTCGCTCACCGGGAGCACGTCGGATCGCATTGAATTAGCCGACCGCGTCGCGCCGATCGATGTCAATATTTCCGATCGCAACATTCCCGGTGTGCTTGGCAGCTATTCTGGTGGGGAACTGCTGATCGAAGGCGACAACGATAACCGTCTCCTCGGTAGTACGGGCAGTTTGTCTTTGCAGTTGAATGCTGATGGCACCGCCACTGCGAATGGTGTGCACTACAGTTCCGGTTTCGCTCAGTTCGTGGGTGGCAGTGGTACGGAATCGTTGTTCGCTCCCGAGTTGGCGGCCGACTGGTATGTGACCGGAGAAGATACCGGCTACGTTCTCATTGACGGACAACGCTTCGACTTTGCCAACGCGGAAAATCTCTACGGCAGTGACGCTGTCGACACGTTCATGGTTCAGATCGGCGGAAACTGGAACCGTAGCTTGATTGGGCAAGGCGGAGACGATGTGTTCACGGTCCTCGGCGACGTGAGCAGCATCAGTGCCGGCAGTGGCACCGACCTTTTGATCGGGCCTGACACAAATAGCCTGTGGACGATCGATGATTTGAACGATGGCACGTTGAACACGACGGCAGCTTTTTACGATGTGGAGTCGCTGGTCGGTGGTTCGGCGGATGATACCTTCCGGTTCACCGGGGGGCGTTTTGACTATGTCGGGACACTGGATACGGGTGATGGCTGGGACACACTGGACTACTCCGGGTTTTCCGACTCGGTGTTCGTCAGTTGGAACACGAACCGAGCCACCGGTGTAGGCTCCAGTGGCGGCACTACGGGAGCGGCCACTGGTTTTGAAGCGGTGGTTGGTTCGGGCGCTTCGAGTGAGTCTGTTGAGGGCCCTGATTCGGTGAATGAGTGGCGCATCACTGGTGAAAATACAGGAACACTCAACAACGGCCAGTACGGATTCACCAACGTCACAAGTCTCAGAGGTGGTCCTCAGGAAGACGTCTTTCAGATCGAAAGTGCAGGGGCGCTGTCGGGTTCGCTCACCGGGAGCACCTCGGATCGCATTGAACTAGCCGACCGCGGCGCGCCGATCGATGTCAATATTTCCAACCGTAACATTCCCGGAGTGCTTGGCGGCTACTTCGCTGGGGAACTGTTGATCGAAGGCGACAACGATAACCGTCTCCTCGGTAGTACGGGCAGTTTGTCTTTGCAGTTGAACGCTGATGGCACCGCCACTGCGAATAGTGTGCACTACAGTTCCGGTTTCGCTCAGTTCGTGGGTGGCAGTGGTACGGAATCATTGTTCGCTCCCGAGTTGGCGGCCGACTGGTATGTGACCGGAGAAGATACCGGCTACGTTCTCATTGACGGACAACGCTTCGACTTTGCCAACGCGGAAAATCTCTACGGCAGTGACGCTGTCGACACGTTCATGGTTCAGATCGGCGGAAACTGGAACCGTAGCTTGATTGGGCAAGGCGGAGACGATGTGTTCACGGTCCTCGGCGACGTGGGCACCATCAGTGCCGGCAGTGGCACTGACACGTTGATCGGGCCTGACACAAACAGCCTGTGGACGATCGATGATCGGAACGATGGTACGCTGAACACGACGACGAGCTTTTATGATGTGGAGTCATTGGTCGGTGGTTCGGCGGATGATACCTTCCAGTTTACCGGCAGTAGTTCGGACTACATCCAGGGGACGCTGGATGGCGGTGGTGGTTGGGACACCCTGGATTATTCACAGTATTCGTACACAGTGTTCGTCAGTTGGAACACGAACCGAGCGACGGGAGTAGGCTCCAGTGGCGGCACTACGGGAGCGGCCACTGGTTTTGAAGCGGTGGTTGGTTCGGGCGCTTCGAATCAGTCTGTTGAGGGCCCTGATTCGGTGAATGAGTGGCGCATCACTGGTGAAAATACAGGAACACTCAACAACGGCCAGTACGGATTCACCAACGTCACAAGTCTCAGAGGTGGTCCTCAGGAAGACGTCTTTCAGATCGAAAGTGCAGGGGCGCTGTCGGGTTCGCTCACCGGGAGCACCTCGGATCGCATTGAACTAGCCGACCGCGGCGCGCCGATCGATGTCAATATTTCCAACCGTAACATTCCCGGAGTGCTTGGCGGCTACTTCGCTGGGGAACTGTTGATCGAAGGCGACAACGATAACCGTCTCCTCGGTAGTACGGGCAGTTTGTCTTTGCAGTTGAACGCTGATGGCACCGCCACTGCGAATAGTGTGCACTACAGTTCCGGTTTCGCTCAGTTCGTGGGTGGCAGTGGTACGGAATCATTGTTCGCTCCCGAGTTGGCGGCCGACTGGTATGTGACCGGAGAAGATACCGGCTACGTTCTCATTGACGGACAACGCTTCGACTTTGCCAACGCGGAAAATCTCTACGGCAGTGACGCTGTCGACACGTTCATGGTTCAGATCGGCGGAAACTGGAACCGTAGCTTGATTGGGCAAGGCGGAGACGATGTGTTCACGGTCCTCGGCGACGTGGGCACCATCAGTGCCGGCAGTGGCACTGACACGTTGATCGGGCCTGACACAAACAGCCTGTGGACGATCGATGATCGGAACGATGGTACGCTGAACACGACGACGAGCTTTTATGATGTGGAGTCATTGGTCGGTGGTTCGGCGGATGATACCTTCCAGTTTACCGGCAGTAGTTCGGACTACATCCAGGGGACGCTGGATGGCGGTGGTGGTTGGGACACCCTGGATTATTCACAGTATTCGTACACAGTGTTCGTCAGTTGGAACACGAACCGAGCGACGGGAGTAGGCTCCAGTGGCGGCACTACGGGAGCGGCCACTGGTTTTGAAGCGGTGGTTGGTTCGGGCGCTTCGAATCAGTCTGTTGAGGGCCCTGATTCGGTGAACGAATGGAGCATCACTGGTGAGAACGCAGGGACACTCAACGATGGGCAGTACGGCTTTACCAACGTAGGCGTTCTGCGGGGAAATTCCCAGGAGGATGTGTTCATCATTGAAAGTGACGGGACGTACTTCGGTTCATTCGTTGGCTACGGGGGGACCGACCGACTTGAACTGGCCGAACGCAGCGAACCACTGGAAGTCAGCGTCAATGCCCGCAGTATTCCCGGAGTACTTGATTCCTACTCGTTGGAAAAGGTTGTTGCACAGGCCCCCGCCGACAATCAATTGCTGGGTAGCGAGGCGAATACAAATTGGCAGGTCGCTGCCAACGGGGACATCGTGGTCAGCTCCGTGACTTACACCGGCTTTGATTCCATTCTCGGCGGCAGCGGGGATGACACACTGCTGGTTGACTACACCGGCGACAACCTGGAAGCCGCATTGCAAATCGCCTTTGACGGCGGTCCGGGAGGAAACGATGGCATCGGATTCACCGGCGGAAACTTCAACACCGTGTCCTACGATCCGGCTCAGGGAACGCTGCAACTCAATGATGTGACGCTCGAACTGACGACCGGAAATCTGATCAACCTTACCAATTCCGCGATCACGAATTTGACGGTCAACATTGATCAAGCCAACCTTGTTGCAACCGATATCGCGACTACGCTCAGCGGCTCCAACACAACAGATACGCTCATAGCCTTTAGTGAATCGCTGGGCGGTATCCTGGTGCGTAACGTGACCGGACGTTTGAGCATCCAGGGCGACGCGGTGGACAGCGACAGCATTACCCTCGGAAAGCTCGGTAGTTCGTTCTCCGCTGATGTCGTTGTTGACGGACGTGGCGAAACTGATCAGGTTGCCTTCGACGACACGTTCGTTCTGAAAAACAATGACGATTTGGAGGTCTTCGCGGAACTGATCACCACCGCCGCCAACGCCGTCGTGCGGACTCAAGGGACAGGGCGAGTCATGTTCTACGGCGACGAGTTTGAGCTGGATCTCACGTCCACGATCGAGTCCGCCAACTCTGTCACTGTTGCTCCGATCTCTTCCAATCGGAATATCGAATTGGGAACAACCAACGTGAACGCGTTGAGCCTATCGACATCAATGCTCGAGCGAATTCTGTCGCCATCGCTCACTATCGGTCGCGCTGGCATTCCCGGCGGCACGCTGTACGAGGGTGACATTACGGTTGCCGGTGACGTGACTTTGGCCGCGAATACCAATCTTCAGGTCACGACGGCTGGGGATATCGTCCTTGGCAGCACGATCGACACTTCAGGAGGCACTCTGTCGCTGAGTCCTGGTGATTCACCCCATGCCGTGCACGTCGCCTTGTCACCTACGAGTGTGATTGCCAGCGAGCTGTCTATCGCGTCTGGCAGCAACCTTCGTTTCACCATCAATGGCACCACGGCGAACAGTGAATACTCTCAGCTTAACCTGATCGGTGCTCTCGATTTGACGGGGGTTAAATTGGTGATGGACGGCGAGTCTGAACTCAGTCTTGAAGACAGCTTCGTGCTCATCAACAACGATGGCACCGATTCCATTTCAGGAACTTTCGCCACCTTGCCGGAAGGGAGCGTTATCAACGGCTTCCTCGAATCACCGCTTAGTGCCAAGGTGTCTTATTTGGGCCTGGACGCTGCCACCGGCAACGACTTTGTGTTAGCTGTAATCCCGCCGCCTAACATGGCGCCTGTGGCCGACGCCGGCGGGCCTTACCAGGTCGATGAAGGTGGAACCGTGCAGTTGGATGCCTCAGGGTCGCGTGATCCAGACGCGCCGGACGAGACGCTGACATTCGAATGGGATTTGGATGGCGATGAGATCCTCGGAGAGACCGGGACCAGTGCTCAGCACGGGGACGAAGTCGGCAGGAATCCAATCTTTGAGGCCGGTCTACTGGATGGGCCAACAAACGTGACGGTTGAAGTGCGTGCGACCGATAATTCTGGTGACTCACACACGGCCACTGCAACCGTCTCGGTCAGGAACGTGGCGCCCACGATCTCGCTTGATTCTGTGGTCACAGTCGTCAGTGGCACCCCCTTGACGCTCGTAGGATCGTTCGTTGACCCGGGACCGGATACCTGGACGGCCACCGTGAACTACGCGGACGGTTCCGGCGATCAGTCACTGACGCTCAATGGCGACGATTTTGAATTGGCTTATACCTATAACAGCGCTGGCATTTATACCGCCCTTGTCACGATTGACGACGGGGACGGCGGCGTGACCAGCAAGAGTCTGACTGTCGAGGTGGCACTGCCGCCGTCGCCGGATTTGACGTTGATCTCGTCGGATGTGTTGTTCAATCCGATCAATCCGTCTGTCGGTGATGCGGTCAATTTTATAATCGATGTCACCAACGCAGGGACGCTTGCCGCAACTAACGTCCCTGTCAGTATTCAGGTGTACGATGCGGACGGCGAGGATTTTGTAGAAATCGGTCGCCGCGTGATAGCATCGATCGCTGCGGACCCGGAAGAAATCGATCCGAACTCCGTCGTACAGTTCGGCTTTACCTGGGATGGCGCGAACGGCCAGCCCGCACTGCCGCTCGAGGATGCGTACCTGCTGGTCCGCGTGGTGGTCGATCCTGACTCGACGATCGAAGAACTCGATGAATCAAACAACGATGCCATTCAAGTCTTGCAAATCGGCAGCCCCGCTACCGGTTCCGCCGCGCTTGTGGCGAATGTTCCTGATCGCACTTTCTATAGAAACGAACTGGTGGTGGTCGGCGGCCAGGCGTTTTATGACTTTAGTACGCTTCCCGGTACCGACGACTTTCCAGTGCAGAATGCGAGCGTGACGACTCGCTTGATCGACCAGAACGGCCAGGTATTGAGGGCCTCAGGGACGCGTACGGCGATCAATGGGAATTTCCGGGACATCTTTCGAACGCCCGAAGAAGATGGAGACTACACGCTGCGGTTTGAAATCAGTGATGGGACGTTTACCGAAGTCTTTGAAGCGACGCTCACTGTCAACGGTGAATCCCCTGATCCTTTGCCACCGGGACCGCGTGGCCCAGCGGGCCCCGGCTACGTTTTTTCGTCTTCGCTGCTGTTCTCACATCCCACGTTGCCGCCAGTAGATCCTCAACCGGAGGATCTGACAAATCCGCAAATCGGAGACCTGGTCACCATCACTGGCGTTTTTGACTATGACCTGGATGTTGAGCTGCCAGAGGTCCAGGTGACCTTCAACGACCTGTTTCCCGTACTCGGCCAGATGCGAACGTTCGAGATCGGCAGTGGCTCAGTCAGTTTCCCCGACGGTGGATCGACCGGACCTGCGTTTCTGCCGATGGACTGGACGCCAACAGCCGAGGGCTATCATATCATTCAGGTGATCGCGGAGCCGGATTTCAATTTCCGAGCTCATACCCGCACAACCCGCGCGGTCCTGGTTGGTGATCTGGACACGACATCGCTGAGCGTCGAATACGATTCGGAGATTGTTCCCGATCCGCCGCCGGCATTCGCACCACTGAGTTTTGGGTTCAGGGGTTTTGCCGCAGCGGCGATGGCGGACAGTGAAACTCCCGCGCCCGGTGATACGCTCAAGTTTACTCTGAGTTACGAGAACACCGGCTCAACAACCATCACCGGCGGAGTACTGATTGACGATTTCGATGAAACGCTGTTAGGCATGCCTACCAATATTAGCAATGATGGCATCGTCGACGGAAATATCATCCGCTGGGAACTGGGTGATATTGCGCCCGGCACATCGGGAACGGTGTCCTACGAAGTGACGATTAAATCGACGGCTGAGTTTCCGCCCGGGTCGGCGTTTGTGCTCAACACGGCGATTCTGAATGCTGACCAGGCTGTGGCGGCAAGCACCAGCGAACTGACCGTCAGCAACAACGCTCCGGTCATTACGGGCCTCAACATCGACAGTTTGGTTGATGAAAACGGCGACGTGACGCTGACCGGCACGTTTAGCGATGCCAGTTCGACAGACAGTCATACCGTCGGCATCGACTGGGGCGACGGGCGAAGCGACACGCTGACGTTTTCTGCTGGCGAGCGTTCGTTCTCCATCGGACACACTTATGACCTTGGAGTTGTGCCTTCGGTGGAAAATTACGAAGTTTTTGTTGGCGTGATGGATGGATCCAGTCAGTCTGACAGCAAAAGCGCGACTACGTCCGTGTCGGGTGTGTCGCCGCCATCGGTCACTGCCGACGTAGCCACGATCACCGTCGATCAAGGCGACATCGCCAGCAACACCGGCATTTTCGCGGATACCGTTGGCGATGTTGTGATCGTATCGGCGTCGATCGGTACCGTCACCCAAAACGGTGAAGCAAGTGGAACATGGTCGTGGTCGTTGGATACCACGGACGCACCGGCGGAGACTCAAACGGTCACGATAACCGCCACCGATCGTGGCGGACTGACTACTCAAACGACCTTCACACTGACCGTGATCGCTGCGCCAGATTCGACGCCAGTGATCGATTCCCTCACCACCGATGCGACAACGATCGGCGACAAGGCGGCCGGTGAAACGGTGACGCTGACGGCGGCTCTTTCAGATTTCTCGGCCGCTTCTCTGCCAGCGATGACCATTCGCTGGGGCGATGGCTCGGCAGATTCAGCCAACATCAGCTCAACCGGCGCGATTGTGAACACTCATACGTATGCGGACGGCGGCGTTTACACTGTCACGCTCAGTTTTGATGACGGCGACGGCGAGTCGGCTTCCACTGAGGCGCTTCTCAGTGGGGTTGGCATACAGGATGGAGTTCTGAATGTTGTTGGTTCGGCGGGCCTGGACCAAGTCATCCTGCAACGTCGCAGCGGGGCCAGTTATCTGATCCGTTCGAACACGCTTGGCACTCATAACGTGTCACCGACTGCCTTCACCAGCATCTATGTGCAACTGGGCGATGGCAACGATCGGTTCAACGCATTGGGCAACTTCGAAGCGCCTCTGATCGTCGATGCCGGAGCGGGGAATGATCGCTTGGTCGGTAGCCGAGGTGGCGATGTCCTGTTGGGAGGCGAAGGTAACGACTACATCTGGGCCGGATCAGGCAACAACATCGTCATCGGAGGAACGGGCCGCGACTTTATCTTTGGCGGCTCGGGCACAGACCTGCTGATCGCGGGGACAACTAAGTTCGACCAGGATTCCGCAGCACTGCGTAAGCTTCAAGCCGAATGGACGTCTGAGCGATCGGTGCAACAACGAATCGCCAACCTGTACAACGGCTCGGGATCAACAAATCGCCTGAATGAAGACAACTTTCTTACCGTTGGCACAGAAGGCAGTGTGCAGGACGATGACGAACGTGACCTGCTGTTTGGCGGAGGCAGCATGGACTGGTTGTTTTACGACAAGCAGGAAGACATCGCGTACGGAACATTGGGCGATCTTCTGAACAACGACCTGGATGACCTGTTCAACGATTAA
- a CDS encoding Hsp70 family protein gives MSSTYAIGVDLGTTNCVVSFVRLDAEKPQAEILPIPQLVDRGTVESRNSLPSFTYLATDAEAQSGTCDLPWCPGQDYAVGEFARRQSADNPDRTVGAAKSWLCHGGVDRRSRILPWQAPEGNPQISPVDATLRYLEHLVEAWDAAHPEEPIADQQVVLTVPASFDPAARELTRDAAFKAGLPESLVLLEEPQAAVYAWLQQMGDNWRDTLTAGETLLVCDVGGGTTDLTLVDIVDEDGDLELRRRAVGDHLLVGGDNMDLALAYHASQQFEQQGVKLDPWQSVSLWHSCRNAKESLFVDDGPETHTVSVLGRGSKLIGGTVSVELQRDAAAKLLMDGFFPEAGLHDKPQRQMMTGFQEIGLPYESDTGITRHIADFLSRHGEGESVQPTYLLFNGGVFRADRLRERLMNVVGTWYDDNPPQLLAGVHDLDNAVALGAAFYGWTRANGSLRIRGGSARSWYVGIESAGLAIPGAPRPLRALCVVPQGMEEGTERDVPSGEIGLVVGQPARFRFFGSTVRTNDEPGTLLQSWDEDELVETVNLEAELPKDDDSDETWVPVNFQSRVTELGVLELWCVNKASNRRWKLEFDVRERESDT, from the coding sequence ATGTCCTCCACCTACGCCATCGGCGTCGACCTTGGTACCACCAACTGCGTTGTCTCATTTGTTCGGCTGGACGCAGAAAAACCGCAGGCCGAAATTCTTCCCATTCCGCAGCTGGTCGATCGCGGCACGGTTGAATCACGAAATTCGCTCCCGTCGTTCACGTACCTCGCCACCGATGCGGAAGCTCAAAGCGGCACCTGCGATCTGCCGTGGTGTCCGGGGCAGGATTACGCGGTGGGTGAGTTCGCTCGTCGGCAGTCGGCGGACAACCCGGACAGGACGGTCGGGGCCGCGAAGAGCTGGCTGTGTCATGGCGGAGTTGATCGCCGGTCGCGGATTCTGCCGTGGCAGGCTCCGGAAGGAAATCCGCAGATCTCACCCGTCGATGCGACGCTGCGGTACCTCGAACATCTGGTCGAAGCCTGGGACGCTGCTCACCCCGAAGAACCAATTGCCGATCAGCAGGTCGTCCTTACCGTGCCCGCCAGCTTCGACCCGGCCGCGCGAGAACTCACGCGCGACGCGGCATTCAAGGCGGGCCTGCCCGAAAGCCTGGTGCTGCTGGAAGAACCTCAGGCCGCCGTTTACGCATGGCTGCAGCAGATGGGCGACAATTGGCGAGACACCCTCACGGCCGGCGAAACACTTCTGGTTTGCGACGTCGGCGGCGGCACGACGGACCTGACGTTGGTCGACATTGTCGACGAAGACGGCGACCTGGAACTGCGCCGGCGCGCCGTCGGAGATCACTTGCTGGTCGGCGGTGACAACATGGACCTCGCGCTGGCGTACCACGCGTCGCAACAGTTCGAACAACAGGGCGTGAAACTGGATCCGTGGCAGTCGGTGTCGCTGTGGCATTCGTGTCGCAACGCCAAGGAAAGTTTGTTCGTGGACGACGGCCCGGAAACTCATACCGTTTCCGTTTTGGGTCGCGGCAGCAAACTCATCGGCGGCACTGTCAGCGTGGAACTTCAACGAGACGCCGCCGCCAAGCTACTCATGGACGGCTTCTTTCCAGAAGCCGGTCTGCATGACAAACCGCAGCGGCAGATGATGACGGGCTTCCAGGAAATCGGACTGCCGTACGAATCCGACACCGGCATTACGCGGCACATCGCCGATTTTCTCAGCCGTCACGGCGAAGGCGAATCCGTCCAGCCGACCTACCTTCTGTTTAACGGCGGAGTTTTTCGAGCCGACCGGCTGCGCGAACGGCTGATGAACGTGGTTGGAACCTGGTACGACGATAACCCGCCGCAACTTCTGGCGGGCGTCCATGACCTCGACAACGCGGTCGCGCTGGGAGCCGCCTTTTACGGCTGGACGCGAGCCAACGGCTCGCTGCGCATTCGAGGTGGGTCAGCTCGCAGTTGGTACGTCGGCATCGAATCCGCCGGCCTCGCCATCCCCGGCGCCCCGCGTCCGCTGCGAGCCCTCTGCGTGGTGCCTCAGGGAATGGAAGAAGGCACCGAACGCGACGTGCCGTCCGGTGAGATCGGCCTCGTCGTCGGTCAACCCGCGCGGTTCCGTTTCTTCGGTTCCACCGTCCGTACCAACGACGAACCCGGCACGCTGCTGCAGTCGTGGGACGAAGACGAACTGGTGGAAACCGTCAACCTGGAAGCCGAGTTACCGAAAGACGATGACTCGGACGAAACATGGGTGCCCGTCAATTTCCAATCCCGCGTGACGGAACTCGGAGTTCTGGAATTATGGTGCGTCAACAAGGCGAGCAACCGCCGGTGGAAACTGGAATTCGATGTGCGGGAACGCGAGTCGGACACGTAA